Below is a window of Narcine bancroftii isolate sNarBan1 chromosome 13, sNarBan1.hap1, whole genome shotgun sequence DNA.
AAGACCCAATAGAGGGTTCTGGCTCcaaacattgactgatcatttctaccaacaaatttgctgcctgacctgccgagttcctccagcagctcattgtttgctcagaaTTTCAGCATCAGGTCTCTATTTCTTTCATGGAATCAGGGTATTGGGAAAGATATTCAATTTCCTGTATATCTCTATTTCAGTTTGTTCTCAGCTGGCAGTCAGAATTTTGAGTTTTATTTGTTTCAAtatgaaaataattttattttttattattattctgCAGTAAAAATGTGACATTTGTTGGTAAAAAAGTGGGTTTTTTTCCACGCCTACACTATTTTGTAAAGCCTGGTCTTCCTATCGAAGAAAAAATATTCTTGTGATTGGAGCAACTCGAATCAATATTCATCAAACTGAACAGGCAATTTGTACTATCAGGCAAATAAAAATAGATTGAGCCTTCCATCTTGAGGTTAGCAAAATGTTAGCTCATCTCTTTGTAACATATAACGTTCTTTAAGAGCTTAAAATAGGGATAATGTTTCCCAGCTTGAAGTGCTTAGAACGAGAAGTCAGGCACATCAAATAAAGGTTTGGCCCTTCAGTATTAAGATGAGAAAAAAATGCTACATGGAGAGAATAGAGAATCTTCAGAATTCCCTTTCTCAGGATGTTTTGAAGGAACATCAATACAGAAATTTAAGAGATTTTTGGATATTAGAAGtgtcaagggatattggaatTGTGCAAGAAAATAGCATACAATAATATCAGTCAGAATCTTATTAAAGTCAGAGTAGAGATAAGGGACCAAAGTAAGAGCTCTCCTATACTTTGACTTCCCTTTGATTGCTCTGAAGAAAGAAATGCATCCTTCACTCTGAGAAGAGATTCCATGAAGTTACTGATGGAGGAAAAATGTGTTGTATTTATCACAGTCGTTGCCTGAACTGATAACTCTTCCTGGAGAGATTGTGATTGCCTCCACTGTAAAAACTCCATGGATGGTGTTCTGCTTGTAACAGACGAGAGACCTTAGTGCAAAAGCATAATcttgcagatgccagaaatcttaAATGAAAACTGAAAAAGCTGGAAATACTTAGCAGATCAGcctgcatctgtggagagagaaataaagttaacatttcaagtaaATAATAAGAACAGGAGATAAATACAAAATAAGTTTTAAGATGCAGAAAAAGGTGAAGAAGGAAGGGAAGTATAAGAAGGAAAGTGACAGTATGTGTTTTGGGTAATTGGCAGTATATGTTGAACACTGTGCTCATGTTAAAATTTTGTTAAAATCATTGAAATTCTGACAAAATCACATCTTTTAAAAATGAACTTCAATTAAAGGTATATCATATCAAATTGGAAGGCAGCATGGACTTGCATTTGTTCGTAAAGCTTTTACTGAATGATAAATGGAGGGTTGACTCTTCAGAGCAATAAGTATTCATACTAACCTTTATTTTGACAATCTATTCTTGACTTTGGGAAAAGGTAAGTGTTGCAGTTTGTGAAATCAGGATAAATCTGGATTGGCGCAGGATACTGATCTTCAGAGCAGAGCAAGCTCACATTGATTGTTTTCAGCTTATAACCAACTAATCCttttggagttttacatttgGCCAGGCTGCCAAGATTTCGTTGGCCAGGTATCTGGAGCTTCCTAACCACTTGGTCTAGTTTGCAGTTGCAATTCCAGGGGTTACCATAGATACGAAGGTATTCTAGTTTAGGGATTGGAATAAAGATGTCCTCCAAGATAAATTGTAATCGATTGTGTTGTAGCAATAGCATTTCTAATTCATCCAACCTCTCAAAAGCATCTGCTTCAATATTTGATATGGCATTCCGTTGTAAGTCCAAGCTCTTCAAATTTCTTAATGTTGAAAATGTAtaattctttaaaattttgaTCTTATTTCCTGCTAACTGTAAATGAACAACATCCTCTGGCAAATTAGGAGGAACTATAATGAGTTGCTGATCTTGACAAGTCAAAAGTTTCTTATTCTCATATAGACTTTCACTGCATATGTCGTTGAGGGACTGAGAAAACCTCTTAACATGATTGGATCTCCTTCTCAGGCATTTCTCACCACAGTTCCTcattctgtagttgccatttctcCTTTTCATGAACTCAGCTGTTTGACAAAGAAGTAACAACATAATAATCCTAACCACTT
It encodes the following:
- the lrrc17 gene encoding leucine-rich repeat-containing protein 17, with the protein product MQVVRIIMLLLLCQTAEFMKRRNGNYRMRNCGEKCLRRRSNHVKRFSQSLNDICSESLYENKKLLTCQDQQLIIVPPNLPEDVVHLQLAGNKIKILKNYTFSTLRNLKSLDLQRNAISNIEADAFERLDELEMLLLQHNRLQFILEDIFIPIPKLEYLRIYGNPWNCNCKLDQVVRKLQIPGQRNLGSLAKCKTPKGLVGYKLKTINVSLLCSEDQYPAPIQIYPDFTNCNTYLFPKSRIDCQNKDLEKVPRNMPAEVLEIDLSRNKIKKLNAKSFMNFKELETLNLSSNIITSIDPAAFVGLLHLKELDLSWNYLHNFEYGVLEHLYFIERIVLTGNLWRCDYQIHYLAYWLQVHYTVEFEGLECTEPTEYNGWTVQKYIKKYYESCPKEQAIADFDTYDSDKLEEVETRRIP